In the Populus trichocarpa isolate Nisqually-1 chromosome 1, P.trichocarpa_v4.1, whole genome shotgun sequence genome, ACACATCATATGTGGGATCCCATGGCGGTAAAATTGAGAAGagtttctattttaattattataataaagtaagaataaaataatatgtacaTAGCATGCAATTAATAAAACATGGTGGTATGAAATATTAATCGACCAAAGACCACTATCTCCTAGGTCTAATCCTCcgtaaaaagaaagaattcttGAATATTTTGAGAAATCCAAAGTGAAAAATGGGATTGCTTTCTCATAAAACTAGGGACTACatcacattttttattatatatatataattagctaCTAGTTGGTATTATcactattttgaatttttattttgaggaaCGTagttttactctcttttttttaattgcatgttaggttatttgttttctttttatgtattttattatctttaaattattataacaattaaaaaaactcttcacAGTTTTACTGTGATAGGATCCCACATATGATGTGTCGTGCATTAAGGATGGcgttctttaaaataataacatgaaaaattaaataataataataataataataataattttgttcttgtatctttttatgttattttgattggagcctcgtatttttttttattgactaaaTCCTTTTAAATTATGTCAAGTTAGCTCACAAACtaacaaatattataatagAAGAGCGgtgacaaaacaaaatgaaaagcaGAAGTATTTAAGCAatactagaaaaaaacatacaaggttttaattaaagaatttaaaagcACAATGACCAAATAATAGGCAAAACCCCATACGTAAATACATAAACACAGGCTACAGCATACATATAATTATACCGATTGCTTTATTACAAGGTCGATAATCAAAGGATAACTacaaataagttgaaaataaacTCCCTAAAAATCTTATATCAAGTCGTTCGAATAAAACTAGACCGCTTCTTCCGTCGCGATTGGGCATGCAGCCTCCGTTTGTTCGTTTTCCTTTAACAGGTGCTGCTGTTATTTCATAATTGATCCACTGTCAACAAATGGAAAGGGAACACAGACTAATATTAgacataatataatattacaGACACCCTTAACTTCTGCGTGTGCATGTATAATTTgaagttcttgaaagaaatatgGATGGCATATGATGGTTTCACGTTTTAGTGGTTTACTTGTAAAATGGAATAAACGAACTATACAGGAGAAGGAATTTAGACCAACCGGAGAGAGCCAGTCGGATCGGAAACTTTCGCAAAGCCATCCTGTTGTCGTGCCTTCAAGATATCAAGCATGATATTGAGACGAAGTTGCACGTTGTCGCTCGCATGAGATATAACTTCAGTCTCTTTTTTGAGTTGCTCACATTCTGAATCTATCTCTTCAAACCTTTCTCTCATTTCCTTTTGCCCTTGTTTGATCTCTTCATGTTGCTTGCTTATCTCTGCCATCTCTGCTTGCAGCTTGTTTATTCTTCTGTTGATTCTAGTACTATTCTGCCAACATATATAATCAATAACACAACGTAAGAAAATCTATGTTAGCTACGAAGGATTacgaaaacaaaaacttgaTACGTACCTCAGGATTTTCATGAGAATGCATCGTTCTAAATGACTTCTGGTGATATTTGGTTGATCCCAT is a window encoding:
- the LOC112323415 gene encoding uncharacterized protein LOC112323415, which codes for MGSTKYHQKSFRTMHSHENPENSTRINRRINKLQAEMAEISKQHEEIKQGQKEMRERFEEIDSECEQLKKETEVISHASDNVQLRLNIMLDILKARQQDGFAKVSDPTGSLRGSIMK